The following are encoded together in the Theileria orientalis strain Shintoku DNA, chromosome 1, complete genome genome:
- a CDS encoding ATP synthase subunit delta: MYFKNVNSSYRLNFSTKKTETPKLLDGFGIMGSYANALFLSTQTVGNLNQVMSDLKFVADSLQSCEDFRTFMTTPGLRTSEKMKFLREDLGTLTGAPLQNQTLNCLEMLFEQKRSNEILNLAKHFETLFLSANNQLKCLVQSADPLNKDIKERIQEALKQRLGGSYEPVVEYKVNPSLLGGLLVNVGDKVVDCSVSSKLERIQAQLLSRF; the protein is encoded by the coding sequence TTGTACTTCAAAAACGTCAATTCGTCATACcgtttaaatttttcaacTAAAAAAACGGAAACACCAAAGCTGTTGGATGGGTTTGGTATCATGGGTTCCTATGCCAACGCACTTTTTCTATCCACTCAAACCGTTGGCAATTTAAACCAGGTTATGAGTGATTTGAAATTCGTTGCCGACTCCTTGCAGAGCTGCGAGGATTTTAGGACTTTCATGACGACCCCGGGGCTGAGGACGTCCGAAAAGATGAAGTTTCTTCGTGAAGACCTGGGCACCTTGACCGGCGCACCTTTGCAGAATCAGACCCTTAACTGTTTGGAAATGCTTTTCGAGCAGAAGAGGTCAAATGAGATTCTGAATCTCGCCAAGCACTTTGAGACTTTATTTTTGAGTGCCAACAACCAACTCAAGTGCCTAGTGCAATCGGCAGATCCCTTAAATAAGGACATTAAGGAAAGGATTCAGGAAGCTCTGAAGCAAAGGTTGGGAGGGTCCTACGAGCCGGTGGTTGAGTACAAGGTCAATCCGTCTCTTCTCGGTGGACTTTTGGTTAATGTAGGGGACAAGGTGGTCGACTGCTCAGTCTCGAGTAAACTTGAAAGAATACAGGCCCAGCTACTTTCCagattttaa